From Acanthopagrus latus isolate v.2019 chromosome 22, fAcaLat1.1, whole genome shotgun sequence, the proteins below share one genomic window:
- the LOC119012173 gene encoding uncharacterized protein LOC119012173 isoform X3, with the protein MGELRWTKMSLFLIMLLQFTAAVTGREAIVKVGDEVTLSCGNVDKDHDSCDDIEWLFADSGGTPSVVLIRSGQIGEHAGDKSDRLRVTEKNCSLVLKNVTAKDVGQYTCIPHTNLISVITMTEHQKDDEVTLTCSLLRYGPCKHKVKWLREGRNVNEDHANDSQPGCSVTYSLSGSSTTMLKSKLRELFKCELTNLESKSVETFSFSRQSSAEKPGDATTAPTTSVGTTATSKITETGNMDWLLYIIAATGVVVALLTTVVVVVICKRNKGNKKQGQSLNLAVTESAPETSRDTVDPEDGVSYASVSYIKNTSKTWVKNNGDEDDTVTYSTVKASSSSAGAPDDASGLYTTINKPQK; encoded by the exons ATGGGTGAATTGAGATGGActaaaatgtctctttttctgaTAATGCTGCTTCAGTTTACAG CAGCCGTGACTGGACGTGAAGCCATTGTCAAGGTTGGAGATGAAGTCACTTTGTCGTGCGGGAATGTGGACAAGGATCACGACAGCTGTGACGATATAGAGTGGCTTTTTGCAGACTCAGGAGGCACACCATCAGTAGTGCTGATTAGGTCAGGGCAGATTGGAGAACACGCCGGAGATAAATCAGACAGACTGAGAGTGACGGAGAAGAACTGTTCTCTGGTTCTGAAGAATGTCACAGCTAAGGATGTCGGTCAATATACCTGCATACCGCATACAAACTTAATATCTGTTATTACCA TGACTGAACATCAGAAGGATGATGAGGTGACATTAACGTGCTCTTTGTTGAGATATGGACCGTGTAAACACAAAGTGAAGTGGCTGCGTGAGGGTAGAAATGTGAATGAAGATCATGCAAACGATTCACAGCCGGGGTGCTCAGTCACTTATTCACTCTCTGGCTCTTCTACCACCATGCTTAAATCAAAGCTTCGCGAGTTGTTCAAGTGTGAGCTGACTAATCTTGAGAGTAAAAGTGTGGAGACGTTCAGCTTCAGCCGTCAGTCATCAGCAGAGAAACCAG GTGATGCAACAACAGCACCAACAACATCAGtgggaacaacagcaaccaGCAAAATTACAGAGACTGGAAACATGG ATTGGTTGTTGTACATCATTGCGGCGACAGGTGTAGTGGTCGCACTTCTAACAACCGTCGTCGTGGTCGTCATATGCAAGAGAAATAAAG gcAACAAAAAACAG GGTCAGAGCTTGAACCTCGCAGTGACTGAGTCTGCTCCAGAGACCAGTCGGGACACG GTTGATCCTGAAGATGGGGTTTCCTACGCCTCCGTCAGCTACATTAAGAACACCAGTAAAACCTGG GTGAAAAACAACGGCGATGAAGATGATACGGTGACCTACAGTACTGTGAAAGCTTCCTCGTCTTCTGCCGGGGCCCCCGATGATGCCAGCGGCCTCTACACCACCATCAACAAACCACAGAAATAA
- the LOC119012173 gene encoding uncharacterized protein LOC119012173 isoform X2, with protein MGELRWTKMSLFLIMLLQFTAVTGREAIVKVGDEVTLSCGNVDKDHDSCDDIEWLFADSGGTPSVVLIRSGQIGEHAGDKSDRLRVTEKNCSLVLKNVTAKDVGQYTCIPHTNLISVITMTEHQKDDEVTLTCSLLRYGPCKHKVKWLREGRNVNEDHANDSQPGCSVTYSLSGSSTTMLKSKLRELFKCELTNLESKSVETFSFSRQSSAEKPGDATTAPTTSVGTTATSKITETGNMDWLLYIIAATGVVVALLTTVVVVVICKRNKGNKKQVDENTGQSLNLAVTESAPETSRDTVDPEDGVSYASVSYIKNTSKTWVKNNGDEDDTVTYSTVKASSSSAGAPDDASGLYTTINKPQK; from the exons ATGGGTGAATTGAGATGGActaaaatgtctctttttctgaTAATGCTGCTTCAGTTTACAG CCGTGACTGGACGTGAAGCCATTGTCAAGGTTGGAGATGAAGTCACTTTGTCGTGCGGGAATGTGGACAAGGATCACGACAGCTGTGACGATATAGAGTGGCTTTTTGCAGACTCAGGAGGCACACCATCAGTAGTGCTGATTAGGTCAGGGCAGATTGGAGAACACGCCGGAGATAAATCAGACAGACTGAGAGTGACGGAGAAGAACTGTTCTCTGGTTCTGAAGAATGTCACAGCTAAGGATGTCGGTCAATATACCTGCATACCGCATACAAACTTAATATCTGTTATTACCA TGACTGAACATCAGAAGGATGATGAGGTGACATTAACGTGCTCTTTGTTGAGATATGGACCGTGTAAACACAAAGTGAAGTGGCTGCGTGAGGGTAGAAATGTGAATGAAGATCATGCAAACGATTCACAGCCGGGGTGCTCAGTCACTTATTCACTCTCTGGCTCTTCTACCACCATGCTTAAATCAAAGCTTCGCGAGTTGTTCAAGTGTGAGCTGACTAATCTTGAGAGTAAAAGTGTGGAGACGTTCAGCTTCAGCCGTCAGTCATCAGCAGAGAAACCAG GTGATGCAACAACAGCACCAACAACATCAGtgggaacaacagcaaccaGCAAAATTACAGAGACTGGAAACATGG ATTGGTTGTTGTACATCATTGCGGCGACAGGTGTAGTGGTCGCACTTCTAACAACCGTCGTCGTGGTCGTCATATGCAAGAGAAATAAAG gcAACAAAAAACAGGTGGATGAAAATACC GGTCAGAGCTTGAACCTCGCAGTGACTGAGTCTGCTCCAGAGACCAGTCGGGACACG GTTGATCCTGAAGATGGGGTTTCCTACGCCTCCGTCAGCTACATTAAGAACACCAGTAAAACCTGG GTGAAAAACAACGGCGATGAAGATGATACGGTGACCTACAGTACTGTGAAAGCTTCCTCGTCTTCTGCCGGGGCCCCCGATGATGCCAGCGGCCTCTACACCACCATCAACAAACCACAGAAATAA
- the LOC119012172 gene encoding cytochrome P450 2K1-like, with the protein MAVADLLLQSSSSVSLLGALVVLLLVYIVSSSSFKNRKEPPGPKPLPLLGHLPSMVFRKPHTEFLELSKKYGSVFTIYLGPNKVVVLAGYKTVKAALVSHADVFGERTQWPVEQEINQGHGIIWSNGHSWKEMRQLALSHLRNFGIGKKMWEDKIIEECDCLIEVFKKFKGNAGQGFDTTPPIYDAVANIISSMVYGSRFEYGDPVFTSLVERTRRHMHLLFSTSMQMYNQFPWFYKLFARWTEFYRLGAANVKQTTELCRLLKETFDPHMCRGFVDAFLVRKQNLKESGITNQSFCNENLLVTVMNLFTAGLETTSGTLRWGLVFMAKYPKIQDQVQGELSRVIGHRQVRLEDRKNLPFTDAFIHETLRLANIAPMSLPRRTSKDVTFQGYFIKKGTTVVPLLTSVLNDESEWESPYSFNPAHFLDKDEKFVKRDAFIPFSAGRRSCPGETLARGMLFIFLTTLLQHFRFSVPAGVSEDELNPNSCLGLSLNPLFHEQPSAECEEGLKI; encoded by the exons ATGGCGGTAGCAGATCTTTTGCTCCAGTCCTCCAGTTCTGTCTCCCTTCTGGGAGCTCTGGTGGTCCTGCTGCTTGTCTACATCGTCTCCTCGTCcagttttaaaaacaggaaagagcCTCCAGGACCAAAACCACTTCCTCTACTTGGTCACCTCCCGTCGATGGTGTTCAGAAAACCCCACACAGAATTCCTGGAG TTGTCCAAGAAGTACGGATCAGTGTTCACCATCTATCTGGGACCCAACAAAGTGGTGGTCTTGGCAGGATACAAGACGGTGAAGGCAGCACTTGTCAGCCATGCTGATGTGTTCGGAGAAAGAACTCAATGGCCGGTTGAACAGGAAATCAATCAGGGACATG GCATTATATGGTCCAATGGACATTCATGGAAAGAGATGCGGCAACTGGCCTTGAGTCACCTGAGAAACTTTGGGATTGGAAAGAAGATGTGGGAGGACAAAATCATTGAGGAATGTGACTGCCTCATTGAAGTCTTTAAGAAATTCAAAG GAAATGCAGGACAAGGATTTGATACGACTCCACCAATATACGATGCAGTCGCTAATATAATCTCCTCCATGGTCTACGGCAGCAGATTTGAATATGGAGATCCAGTGTTCACATCCCTGGTAGAACGCACAAGGAGACACATGCACCTTTTGTTCTCCACTTCAATGCAG ATGTACAACCAGTTCCCGTGGTTCTACAAGTTGTTTGCTAGATGGACGGAATTCTACAGACTGGGTGCTGCCAATGTGAAACAGACCACGGAGCTGTGCCGTCTCTTGAAAGAGACCTTCGATCCGCATATGTGCAGAGGCTTCGTGGACGCCTTTCTGGTCCGAAAGCAAAATCTGAAG GAATCTGGGATTACCAACCAAAGCTTCTGCAACGAAAACCTTTTGGTGACGGTTATGAATCTGTTTACTGCCGGCCTTGAAACAACGTCAGGTACACTGAGATGGGGACTTGTGTTTATGGCCAAGTATCCAAAGATACAAG ACCAGGTCCAGGGGGAGCTGAGCAGGGTGATCGGACATCGTCAGGTTAGGCTCGAGGACAGGAAGAACCTGCCCTTCACTGACGCTTTCATTCACGAGACGCTGAGACTGGCCAACATCGCCCCCATGTCACTTCCTCGCAGAACCAGCAAAGACGTCACCTTCCAGGGTTACTTCATTAAGAAG GGGACCACTGTGGTTcctctcctgacctctgtcctGAATGATGAGAGCGAGTGGGAGAGCCCATACTCCTTTAATCCTGCCCACTTCCTGGACAAAGATGAAAAGTTTGTCAAGCGAGATGCCTTCATCCCTTTTTCTGCAG GCCGCAGAAGTTGTCCCGGAGAGACTCTGGCCAGGGGGAtgctcttcatcttcctcaccACCCTCCTCCAGCACTTTCGCTTCAGTGTTCCTGCTGGTGTTTCAGAGGACGAGCTGAATCCGAATTCATGTCTTGGCCTCAGCCTCAACCCCTTATTTCATGAACAGCCGTCGGCAGAATGTGAGGAGGGcttgaaaatttaa
- the LOC119012173 gene encoding uncharacterized protein LOC119012173 isoform X1, whose translation MGELRWTKMSLFLIMLLQFTAAVTGREAIVKVGDEVTLSCGNVDKDHDSCDDIEWLFADSGGTPSVVLIRSGQIGEHAGDKSDRLRVTEKNCSLVLKNVTAKDVGQYTCIPHTNLISVITMTEHQKDDEVTLTCSLLRYGPCKHKVKWLREGRNVNEDHANDSQPGCSVTYSLSGSSTTMLKSKLRELFKCELTNLESKSVETFSFSRQSSAEKPGDATTAPTTSVGTTATSKITETGNMDWLLYIIAATGVVVALLTTVVVVVICKRNKGNKKQVDENTGQSLNLAVTESAPETSRDTVDPEDGVSYASVSYIKNTSKTWVKNNGDEDDTVTYSTVKASSSSAGAPDDASGLYTTINKPQK comes from the exons ATGGGTGAATTGAGATGGActaaaatgtctctttttctgaTAATGCTGCTTCAGTTTACAG CAGCCGTGACTGGACGTGAAGCCATTGTCAAGGTTGGAGATGAAGTCACTTTGTCGTGCGGGAATGTGGACAAGGATCACGACAGCTGTGACGATATAGAGTGGCTTTTTGCAGACTCAGGAGGCACACCATCAGTAGTGCTGATTAGGTCAGGGCAGATTGGAGAACACGCCGGAGATAAATCAGACAGACTGAGAGTGACGGAGAAGAACTGTTCTCTGGTTCTGAAGAATGTCACAGCTAAGGATGTCGGTCAATATACCTGCATACCGCATACAAACTTAATATCTGTTATTACCA TGACTGAACATCAGAAGGATGATGAGGTGACATTAACGTGCTCTTTGTTGAGATATGGACCGTGTAAACACAAAGTGAAGTGGCTGCGTGAGGGTAGAAATGTGAATGAAGATCATGCAAACGATTCACAGCCGGGGTGCTCAGTCACTTATTCACTCTCTGGCTCTTCTACCACCATGCTTAAATCAAAGCTTCGCGAGTTGTTCAAGTGTGAGCTGACTAATCTTGAGAGTAAAAGTGTGGAGACGTTCAGCTTCAGCCGTCAGTCATCAGCAGAGAAACCAG GTGATGCAACAACAGCACCAACAACATCAGtgggaacaacagcaaccaGCAAAATTACAGAGACTGGAAACATGG ATTGGTTGTTGTACATCATTGCGGCGACAGGTGTAGTGGTCGCACTTCTAACAACCGTCGTCGTGGTCGTCATATGCAAGAGAAATAAAG gcAACAAAAAACAGGTGGATGAAAATACC GGTCAGAGCTTGAACCTCGCAGTGACTGAGTCTGCTCCAGAGACCAGTCGGGACACG GTTGATCCTGAAGATGGGGTTTCCTACGCCTCCGTCAGCTACATTAAGAACACCAGTAAAACCTGG GTGAAAAACAACGGCGATGAAGATGATACGGTGACCTACAGTACTGTGAAAGCTTCCTCGTCTTCTGCCGGGGCCCCCGATGATGCCAGCGGCCTCTACACCACCATCAACAAACCACAGAAATAA